The sequence ACTAATATAGATGCTCGCCCGGTAAAGTCAGCATGTACTAATGTATTCACAAGCGCTTCCCTTAAAGATACATGTATTTGAGTATCCCCTTTTCTAACCCCATCCTTGATTTCAAAAGGTATTTTTAGATCAGTTATTAATTTACGATACACCCTACGATAAAAATCAAAAACATTACCAGACCAAGTACCATCAGGACATAACCTATCAATCCATCTTTTCTCTGTTTTAGCTTCAGGCCGTTCTTGATAATCCACAAAATAATTAGGAGCGGCATCCTGAATTGCTTGCCAAGTTCCAAACATCAAAACTCCTGCCAGAGTTAGCCCCTCCTCACCGGTTTGTCTATCTTTTTTCCAGCCACCAATTTTTTGTAGAAACTTTAGCGTGGTTAATTCTAAGAAGGGATGTCGAGGCTTGGAAATTGCTAACAATTGCTTATATGCACTTAAAGTTTTAATATCAATATCGTTCAAATCAAAACCTTTGATTATCTTATCATCGCGGCTGTCTTCAACCTGTTCCGCTAGCATTCTTTTAACTTCTTCTTTCGAACACTTAATATCAGCTTTACCTAACCGCTTATAAGTATTGTCTATCGGGTTATTTTTAAAAAAAATGGGTTTTTGGTGACGTGTAATGCCTGCGGGATCCTAATAGCTACAATTTGTTTGCCATTAATATTGAACTCATGAAAATCTTTTAAACTTAATAGGTTATAGCTAACTTTGGAATGATTATTTAAAGTATCAAATAGCTCTTTTTTATTTTAGCTACATTATTCATACCTACAGGCAAAAATGAATTATCTTGCTCTTTCACACCTAAAATAATATATCCACCCACCATGAGTGTTAGCCATCGAACTAAATGTAGGCCAAAACTCTTTTGGTAGTTTACCTTTCCCATCCTGGCCTTGAGCTGGTTTAAATTCAATTTCTTCAGACTCAGCCAAAGCTTGTATATCCAATAAATCAGTAAGTTGAATCATTTTTATCCTGTTTTTTTAATAGAAAACAAGCAACAACATATAATAACGAGCATTAATATATTCTATCATCATTAACGAACGTGTTATTCATACATGTTCAAATGAAATATATTAAATATAAACACGCGCAGAACATCATTGACAGGTAAAAATTAGATAATATTTAGGAAGTAATGAGACAAGCGCTACTTATACATCCATTGCAAAAAAGGCGCTTACCTTATAGGTAAACGCTTTTTTATTTAACAGCTAACAAACAAAATAAATCAGCCATTACTTTTATTTTTCAATAACTTTTCATATAGTTATTGCCAAACTTTAAATTAGCCAAAAATTTCAGCTAAATATTTATTATGCTAGCGCGGATTATTTTAATTTAAGCTTCCATCACTAAGCGAAGTTTTTTCATGGCATTTTTTTCTAATTGTCGAACTCGTTCAGCAGATACACTATATTTATCGGCTAAATCCTGTAAAGTTGTTTTATTCTCGTCATCGAGCCAACGCGCACGAATGATATCCTGACTCCGCTTATCCAAGCTGGACAGTGCTTGCGTCAATTTATCAGTAGCATGGTTTTCCCAATTATCTTCCTCAATGCTATCGGCAAAATCAGAAGATTTATCCTGTAGATATAAAACCGGTGCAATAGTCGTATTTTCACCACTATCATCATCGTCATTCATGTCGAATGCCATATCTTGTGCAGCCATTCGCGACTCCATTTCACGAACATCCTTGCTGGTTACACCTAATTCCTTGGCAACCATATCAACTTCACTTTGATTAAACCAGCCGATACGTTTCTTATTCTTACGCAAATTGAAAAAAAGCTTACGTTGAGCTTTGGTGGTTGCAACTTTAACTATCCGCCAATTACGCAATACATATTCATGAATTTCAGCTTTGATCCAATGAACAGCAAATGAAACTAAACGTACGCCAACTTCAGGATTAAAACGACGAACAGCTTTCATTAGGCCAATATTACCTTCTTGGATTAGATCCGCTTGTGGTAATCCATAACCTGAATAATTACGCGCGATATGAATAACAAAACGTAAATGAGAAAGAATAAGCTGTTTAGCCGCGTTTAAATCACCATGATAATGCAGCCGTTTTGCATATTCTTGTTCTTCCTCTGCTGTTAGCATCGGATAAGCATTAGCTGATCGCACATAAGCTTCAATGCTACCTTGTGGAATTAATGCTAATGATTGCATATCTTTGGTCATTGATATCCTCTTTGAATTCAATAAACTAAGAGTTAGTTCTAAAATAAAAAGTTTATATTTGAGCAGAATTCCATTGCTCAGCGATTAATCTGATATCGAGTAGTTTACCACTGCTTGGTATCGAAGAAAATTGCCTTGACTTAATTACATTGAACTTTTAACTTCGACACAATGACAGCATAAAAGTTCAATATTGATTATCCAATCACTTTTACTGCTGAAAATGATCACTCTGGCGTAAAACGTCTTAAATGTTGAACTGTAGCAAGCCAAGCCGCTAACCAGCCAATCATCGCGGCAACCAGTATAACTAATAGCACTTCATCCCACAAAAGCCCTTGAATATGAAATGTAGTACCGAATACACCCGCTACTTGGGTAACTATATCGCTCAGTTGCCATACCAATAGTGCAGAAAGTATTAATGAAAGTAAAG is a genomic window of Arsenophonus apicola containing:
- the rpoH gene encoding RNA polymerase sigma factor RpoH — protein: MTKDMQSLALIPQGSIEAYVRSANAYPMLTAEEEQEYAKRLHYHGDLNAAKQLILSHLRFVIHIARNYSGYGLPQADLIQEGNIGLMKAVRRFNPEVGVRLVSFAVHWIKAEIHEYVLRNWRIVKVATTKAQRKLFFNLRKNKKRIGWFNQSEVDMVAKELGVTSKDVREMESRMAAQDMAFDMNDDDDSGENTTIAPVLYLQDKSSDFADSIEEDNWENHATDKLTQALSSLDKRSQDIIRARWLDDENKTTLQDLADKYSVSAERVRQLEKNAMKKLRLVMEA
- a CDS encoding AlbA family DNA-binding domain-containing protein encodes the protein MIQLTDLLDIQALAESEEIEFKPAQGQDGKGKLPKEFWPTFSSMANTHGGWIYYFRCERAR